TTCCCCTGGCTTCATGCTCCCCATCCTGTCTGAAACTCACAGTTTACCACCCTCTTCCTCCCGTCATgagagccctgctgctcctctaTATGCAATCCAAAACACTGGCAGCATTTTTGTGGGCAGAGACCCCTCAGAGCTCCATGAGACATAAGGGTCTCCAGCCAGAAGGGAGGTGTTGGGGCCCCCACAGCTGTTCTGTGGAGGACTTGCCCTGCTACCCTGCAGGCTGAAGGCCCAGGAGGTTGTGCCGGTCTCTTCCTCccttaaaatatgatttttatgaCATGGCAGGGCCTCCTCTATCTCCAGCGATGTCAACATGGGGGTCCCACACCAGTAAGGCCAGGTGCCCTCTGGCCAGCATGAGCATGGGGTGGGCTCCCAGGCAGATACCCTGTGACTGTCTCTTTGGGGTGAAGGATCCTTGGGTCCCTTGTGCCAGTGACCaccagctcccacagccactatttatattttccttgctgcagAGATCTCCACCTCCTTTGCAGATGCCCTGCAGCCGGATTTCCTCTCTTTCGGAGATTTACTTTCCCATCACTTCACCATTTCCCCagcctttctgctttgcagtgctTTGGGGGAAATATCAACCcgcctccttccccctcccgTCATCCCAATCACCACATCCTATTGCACTGGAAGGTTTCGGCCTTTCTGGGGTCCCTAAATTCTCCGACCCTTCCTATGTGGGAAGGACATCCCCCTGTACGAGCTGGGCCATCTGCACAGAGCTGGCTCAGCTCCGCAAACGAAGGAAGTCACCAGCGCTGGCAGGATTGCTGCCTTGTTTCCCACTATTGTTCCCAgtggcaaataaaaaaaaggggtgAACGCCCCTGCCGAGCATTTGCAGGAAGGGGGGTAACGTTATCTCAATAAAATCACACAGCCCCTCTCTGACCAGCCCGTGCCTCTTTCCTGCCCGTCTCCCTCCTTGTGTATATTCTGACATCCGCGGTACTCGCGGCTCCACACGCAGCTCTCTGCATGAGTGGCGTTCCCCATCCCTCGGGCATCTGCTGCTGTCCCTCCCAGGCAGCCTCACCCTCTGCCAGGGGCATCGGTGGACGTGATCAGGGCGATGTGAACGTGTGTGTGGGTGCCACATGGCAGCAAACCCACTGCCAAACCCCCCGCCTGCAAACCACTATCCATGGCacctgctcctgccagcccaaAGCTCAACCCCATGGAGTTTCACCGACAACTTCAGTGACCCCATCAGCAAATAAATTCCCAGGGCCTGCTGGGTTTTATGAGCCGCTGCAAATAGGAAATCCCTCCAGGAGAGGAGTGCTTATCAGCATTTATCTCTTCTCATGTCAGGAGCCTttggggaagggcaggagctGTCTCCCAGCTGTGCAGCAGTGGGACAAGAGCActcagcagctctctgcagggatggggcttgGGAGAGGGACTGCTGCGCTCCTGAGCCTTagcctccttctccttcttgctTTCCCACTGATTTCTGGAGTCTGGGGTTGAATCAAGAGCCACaagaagggagggagatgattgctttttttttagctgagctgttacacaaagaaaagaaatgaacatgGGGGGTCACACCTCCGTGGAAGATGCTTGTCCTCTGCGGTGGCTGGAGTAGCACCACGAAGGGCCGTGTGTGCTGGTGCCTCCACGAGGAATCCACCGAGAAGGCTGGGAGCTGGTGAAGTCGCCCTTAGTCCCTAGTAAAATGCCTGTAAACAGGGAAGCTGTTCCTCTGGATCAAAGTCTCCTGCCTTAGtagctgctggaggcaggagcgCTGTTAATGTGTAAGCCACAAGGAAGTGTAGGGTTATAAGGTCCTCCGTTCGAGGCACTTCTCAGCTATACTGCCGGTGGCTCCCTACCTGGTGACTCTGCCCGCCGAGGAAGATGTCTGTaagggctgctgctcctgtccGCTGTCCCCCAGGGTCCCTGCCTCGTGCTGCCGGGCGGTCAGCAAGGCTGAACCCGGGCTGGGCAAAGCCACGGCTCGCTCCACCCTCACCATTCCTGTTTCTTGGGCTGTGTGGGTGATGCTGCCCACCAAACACGGGGTTGGACCGCTCTGCTTGAACCCTCTGCTCTCATATCCTGCCTTTCTTTGTGCTGAGGACAAGCCTGTTCtcatctcttctctctctcatgTCTTTTGTCACTTGATGGCTTCGCTCAGCCCTCCCCTCACTGAGAAGCCCGTGCAAGACCTCCAGCGCGGAGGGCTTTAGTCCCTGAGAGGAACCCCTGCTGAGAGCAGTAGATGTTCTCCTGGCTGGGGCACCTTCTCCAACAGCACGCCTCTCCCTCATAACAGGAAAAATTCGAAATCTTCAACCTGGATATGAAGGTTGGGGACACCCTGAAGGTGAAGGGCAAGATCTCTGGTGATGCTGAAGGGTAAGTGCGATGAAACCACTTCGAATCACTAGGCCTGGAGGTGAGCTGCGGAGGGAGGTGGTTTTCCATGGTCATCAGAGAGGCCTGCCTGTCAAAAAAAGGTAGGACAGCCTGGTGTAAGGGGACCTGCACCACCACAATTTGGGCTGTCTCGGTTCACGAGCATAACGGGCAGCCAGGAGGTGTTCAGCACCTTCGACGCTGATCGAGGAACCGGGGCCAGAACCACGTGTTGGATCTCAGCTCTTCCACGGCCCCGTCCTGCCCATGTGGCTGACCTCCCTCCTGCTCGCCCACAGCTTCTCCATCAACCTTGGCAGCTGCTCCTCGGACCTGGCACTTCACTTCAATCCCCGCTTCACCGAGTCGGTCATCGTCTGCAACTCCAAGTGCTGCAAAGCCTGGCAGGCCGAGCACCGCGATCACCACTTCTGTTTCTCCAGGGACTCCAGCGTCAAGGTGAGGGCTCCATGCCGGCGTGGGGTTTTGGGTTGTCTTCGTTGGGGGGGAAGCCCCAGGTTAGCGGGTTCTTGTACCCTCTGTGCCTCCCTCTCTCTTCACTACTccctcatcctcatcctctgGGTTTTTGGTCCTGGTTGCTATTTCCACTCCTCCAAGTCCTCAGCGTTTCCCCTGGAAACTTTGCATGAGCTCAGACTTTGTAACTGCTCCCAGCCCTTCATTCCTGCCCAACAGATGAATACACTAGGGCCATATACGCACATAAAGGGGCTTTCCAAGAAGGATCTTGCTGCTCTCTACCTTATTTCTCTCCCTAATTCCTGCCTATGCAAACACGTTTTAAGCCAAACCAGGTTTGGGAGCAATGTGGTACAAACTGCCCTTTCCTCTCCAGTTCCCAAACCTCTCCCTCAGCTCTTCTGTCCTCACCACTCCTAGATCCATGCTGACAATCcgtcctccctctcctcctgctggggATGCTGTTCCCGCTGCTGTCTCACCCTGTCTGATGTCTCAAGATGTGGCCAGGGCTGCGTTTAGGAGCAGTCCCCTTCCTGCTGCCGTGGAGAGGAGCCTTATTTCCTCATCCATGGCTAGATGTTGGGGAGGGGGTGGAGAGGTGACAGCTCTGAGGAACAATCCCTTTAATTTGCAATGGTCAGTGGTAAGTTCTTGCTTTGTCCCTTTGTTCATGTTTATGGTTGACACTCCTTTTTCTGGGTCCCCATGAGGGCAATGAGGCAGCAGGTTTGTTCCGCCCTGTTCAGAGGAGATCTGAGCCACGTGGCATATAAGGACTCAGTGGAGGCAGCACTTAAGTTTAACTGCTCTGAGTTAACAACCTGAGTAGCTGAAACAGCACCAGGAGAGATCCTGTCCCCAGGTCATAGAATGGGTACCAGCTTGCACCCTCAATGTCAAGTGCTCAtttcctgcagcacccccagctcagcccccaggCTAGGTCCAACTGTCACACATAGCCCCTGGAGTGGTTGGTCACCTCCTATTCTCCTCCTCATCCCCAGCTGCCGAActttctcccctctcttcccccagctcATCATTGAATTCCTGGAAGACAAATTCAAGGTGAAACTACCGGATGATCACCATGTGGAGTTCCCCAATCGGCATGGCTTTGACAAGCTCAAGTACATGAGCATCAAGGGAGGATTCAGAGTCACCTCC
This is a stretch of genomic DNA from Cygnus atratus isolate AKBS03 ecotype Queensland, Australia chromosome 1, CAtr_DNAZoo_HiC_assembly, whole genome shotgun sequence. It encodes these proteins:
- the LGALS2 gene encoding galectin-2 isoform X2, with the translated sequence MHVLSALQLARVWQLEKFEIFNLDMKVGDTLKVKGKISGDAEGFSINLGSCSSDLALHFNPRFTESVIVCNSKCCKAWQAEHRDHHFCFSRDSSVKLIIEFLEDKFKVKLPDDHHVEFPNRHGFDKLKYMSIKGGFRVTSFKLD
- the LGALS2 gene encoding galectin-2 isoform X1, whose protein sequence is MKRELQPRRRMEMQSHEKFEIFNLDMKVGDTLKVKGKISGDAEGFSINLGSCSSDLALHFNPRFTESVIVCNSKCCKAWQAEHRDHHFCFSRDSSVKLIIEFLEDKFKVKLPDDHHVEFPNRHGFDKLKYMSIKGGFRVTSFKLD
- the LGALS2 gene encoding galectin-2 isoform X3; the encoded protein is MKVGDTLKVKGKISGDAEGFSINLGSCSSDLALHFNPRFTESVIVCNSKCCKAWQAEHRDHHFCFSRDSSVKLIIEFLEDKFKVKLPDDHHVEFPNRHGFDKLKYMSIKGGFRVTSFKLD